A region of the Peredibacter starrii genome:
CGAAGAGTGCCTGGCGGATAAGAAAGCTTATTCAAAAAACTTCATGCATGTGGAAGTGGAGAGTAATAAGCAATTCGCAAAACGTTTGATTCAAAGAGTGGATGATAAATTTTTGGTGATTAACCCTCCTTATCAGACCATGACTGAAAAAGAGATCGATGCTTCATTTGATCTTCCGTATACACGCCTGCCGCATCCAAAATATAAGGACCGTGGCCAGATCGCAGCGTTTGAGATGATTAAGTTCTCAATCAACACTCACCGCGGATGTTTCGGAGGGTGCAGTTTCTGTACCATCTCTGCCCACCAAGGGAAGATGATCGCCAATCGTTCTAAGAAATCGATCATGAAGGAACTTGATCACGTAGTGAAAATGCCTGACTTTAAGGGCTACATCTCTGATATCGGTGGTCCTTCGGCCAATATGTACGGCATGAAGGGGATTGATCAGGACACTTGTGATAAGTGTGCGGCACCTTCTTGTATCTTCCCGCAGATTTGTAAGAACCTCGATACGAATCCACAAAAGATGACGGAGCTTTATAAAGAGATTTCGGCCCACAAAGGTGTGAAGAAAGCTTTTGTGAGTTCTGGTCTACGTTATGACTTAATGTTTGATCCCCGTTCAACTCACCCGAAAGAAGATGAGAGATATGTTGAGCAGTTAATTACTCACCATGTGTCTGGTCGCTTGAAGGTCGCTCCTGAGCACACTGAGGATGAAGTTTTAAAGCTTATGAGAAAGCCCAGCTTTGAATTCTTCCACAAGTTCAAGCAGCGCTTTGAAGAAGTGTCTCGTAAGAAAGGCATTAAACAAGAAATTATCCCTTACTTCATTTCATCTCACCCGGGCTGTACTCCGGAAGATATGGCGAAGCTTGCTGCTAAGACCAAGGCCCTGGGCTATAAGCTTGAGCAGGTGCAGGACTTCACGCCAACTCCGATGACGGTTGCAACTGAAATCTATTATTCAGGTTACCATCCTTACACGCTTAAGCCGGTGAAGACTGCCATTAGTCTGGATGATAAGACTAAGCAGCGTACGTTCTTCTTCTGGTACAAGCCGGAGAACAAGAATTTCATTAAGAACTATCTTTCGAAGGCGAAGATGTTCGATACGATGAAAGATCTGTTTGGTTAATTAGTACGGGCCTCAGATCTTAATTATTCTTGAGTTGATCCTTACATCTCTCCATATAAAATCAATAGGTTGTGTGAAATCAAGATTTTGAGGCATATTCCGTTAAGGGAATATGCCCTTGAGTGCATATGCTGTTGGGGGTATAATGGTGTCGTGGAATGTAAAACAATCTGAAGAGTTTCAGAAATGGTTCGATGGTGCAGATGCGGTTTTAAGAGCGGACATTCTTAAAAATGTCGAGCTGATTAAACAAATGGGTCCTGCTCTTGGTAGACCGAATGTTGATACGATTAAAGGTAGCTCGATAGTAAATTTGAAGGAGCTAAGATTTAAAAGTGGTCATCAAGGAAATCAAGTCATCAGGATTTTTTTTGTTTTTGACCCGGATCGAAATGCCGTTTTATTAATTGGTGGTGACAAGGCAGGTAGTGGAGATAAAACTTTCTATAATACGATGATTGATCAAAGCGAGAAGATTTATCTGCAATATTTAGAAAAACGAAAAAAGCTGATTGAAGAAGAGGAAAAAAAATTAAAAAAAGAAGCTGAAAAAAAGAAAATATCTTCCAAGAAAGCAGCAAAGGGGAAGAAAAAATGAAAACGAAAGCAAAAGCAAAAACCAAGGTAGGAACAACTTATGAACCAGATTTCTTTGCACATGCAAAGAAAGTCATGGGAAGTAGAGCATATACAAAGGCCGTAACTGCGGGCCGCGAAGAGGCCATCAACTTAAAGCTAAAGATGGCAAGAGAAAAGATCGGCTTAACTCAATCCGGTCTCAAAGGTTTAACCCAACCTGAGGTATCGAAAATCGAAAGTCGCCAAGATGTTAAGATCTCTACTTTAGAAAAGTATGCAAAAGGTTTAGGAATGAAGGTTGAAATAAACTTAATTCCAAATGACGAAGACAGTACTAAGGCGATTACAATTTACTGCTAGAAATTCTTAATATTTAATTACAAATATGTCGTCATGCGATAAGCTTCACGCATGACGACACTACTTACCCTTCAAAACCTTAGTCTTCACTATCCCCATAAAATCATCTTCAAAGATGTGACCTTTACCCTGAATCAGGGTGATAAAATCGGGGTCTTGGGTCTAAATGGTCACGGGAAGTCATCACTTTTCAAAGTCATCGCTGGTCTGGTGACTCCAGACACTACAACACCTCCTTTTATTTACGATAAGAGCAAGGACTTTACTTACTTCTATGTACCTCAGGAACTTCCTAATCTTTCTGATTGGAACATTGAGAACTACTTTTTTGAGTTTCACCCGGAAATGGGAAAACTCAAAAGACGTCTGGATAAAATCAATGAACAGCTTGGAATGGGCGAAGGTAACTTCGATAAACTCATCAACGAGCAGTCACATATCTACGAAGAACTAACAAAACTTGGCGAAGACAAACTTCACGCTCAGTACGTGAGTTACTTAAAGTTTTTCGGTGTAGAAAATATCGATCGTATGATGAGTTCACTTTCGGGTGGTGAGCAAAGAAAGGTCGCTCTTTCTCTTGGTCTATCAGCTCCTCAAGAACTGATTCTTTGGGATGAGCCTACCAACCACTTGGACCTTGAAACGATTCAGGACTTTGAAGATGAGCTTCAAGGTTCTAAGAAAACATTCATGATCATCTCCCACGATAGATCACTCTTAAACAACGTAGTAGACCGAATCATCCATATCCAACAAGGAAAGCTCAGATCATTCTCTGGAACCTATGAGGCCTACCTTCAGTTCCTTGTAGATGATCAAAAGCGCCGTGAGAAAGAGCTTGATAAGTTAACCAACGCTCAGAGAAGAGAAACCGCCTGGATCCGGCGAGGGGTGCAAGCTCGTCGTACGAAATCTAAGAAGCGTATTGAAGACTATGGAACACTTAATAAAACCATCCAGGACCTTAAGTCTCAGGCCCACAAATCAGTCAGCTTGAACCTTCAGTCTTCTGGTAGAAAAACGAAGATTCTTATGTCGGCGGAAGATCTGACATTGAAGTTCGGTGAACGCACACTCTTTGATAATCTTAACTTCTCAATCGCCAAAGGCGATAAGATCGCCCTTCTTGGACGAAACGGTGTAGGTAAGTCATCGCTTCTGAAAATCCTTCTAGGAGAGCTTGAACAAACTTCGGGCACAGTGACCCGCGCTCATAATCTTGATGTTGGTTACTTCTCACAAAAGCGTGAGGCCCTGAAAGATGATGAGACGCCTTGGAAGATGATCGGTGAAGGCATCGATTACGTGATCTCAAACACGGGTGAAAAACGTCACGTAGCAAGTTACCTGGAAAACTTTTTATTCAGCTCGGATGAAATTAAGCGTCCGATTCATACTTTCTCGGGTGGTGAGAAAAACCGTCTGCAGCTTGCTCAGTTCATGAAGCACTCTCGCGATATCTGGATTTTCGATGAGCCGACCAACGACCTTGACCTTGAGACCATCGGGATTTTGGAAGAAGAACTTCGTAACTACGAAGGTGCTCTGATTATCGTAGGTCACGATCGCTCATTCATTAATAACACCACTGATAAGTGTTGGGTCCTTCATGATGGTAAGATCGAAAATTTCGAGGCCGGTTTCTCTCAAGCGGAACTGTTCCTAGAAGCGATTCACCTGGAAGAGGAACTCAAGAAGAAAGTTCCGGCCGAAGCTAGGCCTGCTCCAAAAGTGGAAGTAACTTCTTCAAAGATGACCAATAAAGAGCGCAATCGTTACGATCAGCTTGGAAAAGAAATTGAAAAGCTTGAGGCAAAGATCGGCACTCAGAAATCTGAATTAGAGAACTTTGATTACACAAAGTTCGATAAAAAGAAGGCCGATGAGATGCAGGCCCAGCTTGCGAAATCAGAGGCCAAGATGGAAGAGCTCTTTAACGAATGGGCCGATCTGGAAGCTAAGCTCTAGGGATCTCAATTCTAAAGACACAGCCATCATCTTTCTTTGCGGTTAGGGCGAAGCCGTGCGCTTTAAAGATCGAGTAGGCAAGACTAAGCCCCAGACCAAAACCTTCAGCACTCTTTGATGATGGAAAAAATGGTTCACCCAGTTTGGCAATATGTTCAATTGGTAGACCCTGTCCGTAATCTTTTACTTCAATCCAGATAAGATTTTGATCGGCCCCCAGAGAGATTTCAACTGGTGGCTTACCATGCTTATAAGCATTATCAAGAAGTGTTCCCAGGGCCAGTTCAAAGCGGTTTTGATCCACTGGAATGGATTCATGAATTGGCATCACCACTTTGGTCTCAGGATACTTCTTCACCACGTTTTGAATAATGTCCGAAACATTGGTCATTTTCTTTTCCAAGATATCAGGTCTTGCACTTAATCGTTCACGCTCAAGCAGCATGCCGGTAATACGGTCAAGATGATTGATCTCTTCATTCAGAGATTTCTTCACGTTTTCATCAGCAATAAATTCCGTCGTCACACGCATACGGGTAAGCGGGGAGCGAAGCTCATGACTAATGGCCAGGAGGAGATCCTTCATGTTTTTAAAATGAGTCTCAATTTTTTCGGCCATGCTGTTCATGGTGCTTCCGAGATCAGCGAATTCATCCTGAGACTTCAAAGGAACACGTGCGTCCCATTTACCTTCACCGAATGCTGAGGCAGTCGCCTTCATATCAATAATGGGCTTCATCACATGTTTTACTAATCGGTAAGAAGCAAAAAGAATGATGGAGAAGATGGCAATGAATGGCAGGAAGATTTCCCAGGCAAACTCTGGCTGCTTTAAGTTTCTACCGCCAAAAATATAAGTGTAACCACGGTTCTCAACTCGAACCTGGCGTCGGAAGTGTCTCTTCTCTTTGCTTTTCTCACAGTATTTTAGGAAATGAGGATTATTGGACCAGGCCACATCTTTACCCAGAATCACTACATCGAGCTTGGTCTTATTTTGAATTTCTTTGGCGCGTTCCAGATCCGGGGGAGCGCCAATATCATGGGCGAGGTATTGGGCATAGTTTTGGATATTAAAGCGAATCGAGTTCTCAATACTCATGAGACGGGATGACTTAATCGCGACTAATACCAATCCAAACAAGAGAAGGAAAGTCACTGAATAGATCGCAAGCAGCTTTAGGTACAAAGAGTTCTTAACGAACTTCATGGAGCTTCTCCCAGGAAGACATAACCCTCTCCCCAGATGGTTTTAATAAAACGGGGAGACTTTGAATCGTCTCCCAGTTTTTGACGGAGTCGGCTCACCAGAATATCAACTGAGCGACTATAAAAATTAGCATCGATACCACGAAGGTGATTCATGATTTCATCTCTATCAATCTTTTTGCCAGGATGACCGGCAAAGTAAGAGAGTAGTTCAAATTCATTTGAGGTAAGTTGCAGGGACTCACCATTAAGGAGCGCGTCTCTTTCATTCAATTTAATCTCGAGCTCTCCGATCACAAGTGATTTTTTAGGAGTTCGAGTCTGACTTCGACGAACGATGGTCTGAATTCTAGCCACCAGCTCTCTAGGTTCAAATGGTTTTGCTAAATAGTCGTCAGCTCCGATTTCGAGACCTACGATTTTATCTGTAGTGTCTCCACGGGCCGTGAGCATAATAATTGGTATATCGCTTTCTTTTCTAATTTCTTTGCAAACAGAGAAGCCGTCCATGTCCGGTAACATCACATCTAAAATGATGATGTCTGGGTTCTCAGTGCGCATGAGTTCCATGCCTTTCTTAGGATGAAAGGCCGCCACGACATCGATGCCATACTGATGGAAGTATTGCTTCAGAAGTTCAGATAGTTTTTGGTCGTCATCGATTAATAGTGCTTTCATGCTGGGTCATTGTATCAAGAATTTCACCGACTTCGGGAGGGTGTTACAAATTGTTACAATTTTATACCTTCGTGAAAAGATTTGAAGTGGGCCCTCCTTTAAGCTTTCATCAACGGAGGGTATCAACATGAAGAAGTACCAAATATTTTCGATTATTACGGCAACTTTGTTGGTCATGGGAGTGGCAGCAGGTTGTAAGCCCGGTGGTAAAGGACCGGATGGTAAGATGAACTGGATAACAGAAAAGATCACGGACAAGTTGGATCTGGATAAAGATCAGGAAAATAAACTGCGTGATCTCGTGCAAACCGTTCAAGAGCAACGTACGGCACATCGTGAACAAAGCAAATCACAAAGAGTTGAACTCAAGGCCATGGTCTTATCAGAGAAACTTGATAAAGATGCGGCCCGAAAACTTATGGATAATCGTCAGGCCGCGATGAGAGAGAGCTTTGATCCGGTTTTTGAAAAACTGCAAGTTTTCCATGCGTCACTTAGGCCAGAACAAAAGAAAGAAGCTGTGGAGTTGATGGAAAAATTTGGAAAACGTTTCCATTAACTCTTTGGCAGAGGGACGAGGGGGTTCCTCTGCCTTTTTTTCGTGCTTAAGTACTTTTCCTTCATTAAAATTTAGGAAAAGCGAGGTCTCAAATGGAACCAACATTCAGTCGTGATGTTTATTCAAGCCCAACCCGTCAGTTGGCCGTTAGTCAGTACATGTCTAAGGTCTACTTATGGATGACAATGGGTATTTTACTTACGGGCTTTGTTGCCTACGGTGTGAGTACTAGTGAAGAGATTCTAACGATGATTCTGACCAATAAGATTTTATTTTACGGTCTGATCATTGCAGAGTTTGCTCTCGTGATTTTTTTATCGGCCGGTATCAATAAGATGAATTCTCTTACTGCTACTGCCATGTTTCTTCTATATGCTGCCATCAATGGTGCCACTCTATCGATTTTCTCCTTGATCTATACGAGTGAGAGCATTCAAAGCGCTTTTTTCACCACGACAGTGGCCTTTGCTGGTTTGAGTGCTTTTGGTTTTGTGACTAAACGTGATCTGGGTCCTGTTGGTTCATTCTGCACCATGGGTCTTTTTGGTCTTGTTGGATTTGGTCTCCTGAGCATTTTCTTTCCATCAATGATGGGTACGACCGCCAGTAAAATTTATGGTCTAGTAGGGATCATCGTTTTTGCTGGATTAACGGCCTATGATACTCAAGCAATCAAGAACATGGCCCCATCCGCGAGAGATTCTGAACAATTTCAGAAAGGTGCTGTCCTTGGCGCCCTTAAATTGTATCTCGATTTCATCAACCTCTTCCTCTTCATTCTTCGAATGAGCGGGGACCGTAGAAGATAATTCCCGAACTTAGCATATTTACCTTTTCTGACCGGTTTACTCTAATGGAGTACAACCGGCAGGAAATGGCCTGCCATTGTTTCAAAACTAAGAGTGTTTATACTTTTAGTTATGAGAATTCTAATTCTAGCTGTTCTAACTTTCTCTTCCTTTTACTACTTCTGGCCGAAGGAAAAGACAGTCTTTAAACCTCGTCTGACAAAAGTCGATTCAATTGACGTGATCATGAGTGGTACCGCCAAAAGAGTTTTAACTGCGGAACCTAAAAAGCAAATTGTGGCCGAACCGGTTGCCGCAGAAACAGAAAGCCAGGCAATCGTAGAAACAGAACGCTCTCCCGCTTTAGATGTAAGTCTGGCCGAAGAGGATGCCTTAGAACAAGTAGAAGAGATCACTTGGAGTGAAACGGAGGCCGCCTGGAACAACGAACTCAAAGATATTCTTTATCGCCTGGAGCCTCAAGAAAGCGAAAACATGCATAAGGCCTATGTGAGTGAGCGTGAAACTTTCCTGGGTGAAATTGAAAATCTGTTGAATGAAAAGCAGCAAAAAACTTCTCCTGATGCCATTCAGGAAATTGAGCAAATGATTTCTGGTATTGAGCAGAAACACGAAGAGAAAATCAAAGAGATTTTCGGATCTCATTATGAAGTGGTTAAAGAGCAATATGACTCTTATATGGAGAGCAGCACTCCAGCTCCTGAGGAAGAAGTGTCTGCCCAAGAGTCCCTGTAAGTAAATCTTCCAAATTGTTTAATCATTTTCTGATGCTCTAGAGCATAATCAAGACAATCCCATGTCCAGCTTTGAAGGTCCTTAGGTGCCTCTTTGTGTAGTTCAAAAAACTTCTCCACACTTAATTCCTGAAGTTTTAAATTCTCTGAATGCTCTAATGGCAGATACAGAAACATCCTCTCCGGCAAAGTGAGGCTTGTTTCAAGTTCCGTTCCCAGTGCTTTTAGGGTCAGCTTCTGGGCCAGCTGATCATACCTCACAGCACGTTTATCATTTCGAAAGGTATTGCGGGGTATTTGATCAAAAAGCAAGATGAGAGCGAGATAATCGCGAGGGAAGAGATTCTCCGGCATGGACTTCAATTCATGTAGCCAAGGGGCAAATTGATGCTCACAGACCCAATCAAACTTAGGATATGTCTGCATAAACCATCGGCCTATCTGTCGCTCGTAATACTCTGGTGTAAGACTTATGTCCCCAAACCAGAAACGATGGAGATCTTGCCAGTTCATAGACTCATGAAAACTCCGTTCCATGAGTCTGTAAATAAGCAGACAGTTAAGCTTTAAATGACTTTTTTAGTTCTTCAAAAATGAGTTTCCCTTCCATTGACTTAATAATCTCAGGAAAACAAACCACCGCTAAGCGGTCCTTATAAGTGGGAGTATTGGGAACTTTTTTAAGATTGAGTCTCTGTGCTTTCACCACTTGTGAAGGGATGATCCCATAACCCGCACCTGAATCAACCAAATGAGAGATGAGTTCGAGGTTAGGAACTTCGACCCGAGTTCCTGGAGCGTCTTTCCAACGAGACAAAATACTGTTGGATTGAATCATCTCCGGGTTCAAAATGAGGCTATCTTGATAACGATCTTTTGATTCCCAAACGTGAACCATGTCTTCACCAATGAAGCGAGTGACAAGTCCCGGGACAGGCAGAGGATTCATCACGATACCAAAATCAACTTCACCTTGAGCGACCTTTTTGTTGATCTCGTGAGAAGGGCCGTTCACGATTTCAAGATTGAGCTTTGGAGCAAGTCTATGCATAGAGCGAAGGAATTCTCCTAATACAAACATTCCTACCGAAGGGTGACAGCCAATCTTAAACGACAGATTTGTCGGCGCCCCTTTGATCTGAAACATGAGTCTCAAGGCCTCTTCCGCTTTTGGAAGAATCATTTTTCCTTGTGGAGTGAGTTTGATCCCTGAGCGACCACGTGTAAATAACGGAAGTCCGAGTTCTTTTTCCATCTTCTTAATTCCCAAGGACAAAGAAGGCTGGGCCATATCGAGCTTCTCTGAAGCTTCGGATAAAGTCCGTGATTTTGCTACGGTGATGAAGTTTTCCAGGTCTTTAAAGGTCAAGCTCATATAGATAATTACCTATGTTAGATATTTGTCTCATTTAATTTTTAAATCTATTCCATCGGGATATCAAGTCTAAATAAGAAAGAACCGGAGGAAATTATGATTGCCCAAGAAATCAAGAACACAAACTTAACTCAGTCTATTGTAGAGGCGATGGAAGCGGTTTCAAAGCTTTCTTCCAATGAGTTAACTTTCGATCAGTTCCTTGAGGTTCCTCTCATGCAAAACATGGCCTCTCAGATGGCCACGGGACGCTCACTGAAATTTCTTTTACCGGCCTTTCCCGCTAAGAGTCCAAGCCCAGTTAAGACGTCCGGAGCACTTCCTGATTTCGGTGAAGTCATCGCCCTTCAAGCTCTAAATGAAATGTGTGCAAAAATCACCGCTAACTACAAACCAGGTGCTCAGGTGGTGATCTGTTCTGATGGACGAGTATTTAGTGATGTGGTGAATGTTTCGGATAAAACAATCGACGCTTACTCGGAAGGAATTCAAAGCATTATCAATGAGTTTAATCTCACTCATCTTTCAACTTTTTCACTCGAAGATTTATACCCTAATCTTTCGGGACCTGAACTTCGTAATCGTCTGCTTTGGCAATTTGCTAAATCGATAGAAGAAGTTCGTCATCAGGTGATTGAAGACCGGCACTACCAGGGACTTTTCAATGGGATGCATAAGTTCATGGTGGAAGATCGCATGGGGATTCCAACTGTAAAAAGTAAAAACCAGATTAACAAAGAAACAAAGAGCGCCACATACGAATTAATGAGACGCTCAGACGCCTGGTCAGCACTTCTTAATCATTACTTCAAAGGTGCACTCAGACTTTCAATTCACCCATACCCTCATACTCATGAGAAGTTTGGTGTGAAGCTGGTTTCATCTTCAAGCAAGTGGGCGACTCCCTGGCATAACGTGACCGTAAAAGTGAAAGATAAATATGAGCTGATGCATTTAGCGGAAGCAGAGAGATTGGGTGCAGAGAAAAAAGTATTCGGAGGAAAGTATGTCTTCTTCGAAGCTTAATGGAATCATGATTCTCAAAGACCAGAAGTTTTCTAAAGAAGAACTTTTGACTTATGCTCAGACTCTCTCTGATAAATCAGGCGAGATTCAGGATAAACTTCTTCATTGGGATTTTGGTCCAATGATGGAAATGAGGTTTGATCGAAATGCGCAGAACTATCTCTTCTCAGATGAAGTGGTGCCTTTCCATTGGGACGGGGCCTTTTATCGTGAACCTAGTAAACTTCTTTTTTTCTGTGAAGAGAGTGTAGGAAATGGTGGGGAAACTTTATTTGTGAACACCGAACTTCTATGGAGTTCACTCACCGAAGAAGAGAAGGTCAAATGTGAGAAAGTCACTCTCACGTACCGAACTGAAAAAAAGGCCCATTACGGTGGCGAAATTAAGGTCCCACTGGTTCAGAAGCATCCCAGAACTGGGTCGATTATTCTTCGTCTGGCCGAAGAAGTTGAAACGCATCTGAATCCCGTGACCTTGAACATCATTGGAATTGAAAACGCTGATGCCTTTTATCAAGAACTTCGAAATAAACTCTATGATCCGGCGTTCATGTATGAGCATGCATGGGAGAAGGGAGACCTCTTGGTTTGCGATAATTTTACCTTCCTCCATGGCCGTAGGGCCCTCGGTGGAAACTTAAAGCGCTCATTTAAGCGAATTCAGATTCTTTAGGGGAGCGTCATTGTCGGCCCAAAGGTCTAATTTGAGAGTGAAATTGGCCCTAAATTGTGCTATTTTGGCCATTCATTTTAAACCTTAAGGACCTTTGTTTATGTTGGCCGCCCACGATGTCCGCCTCCAGTTTGGTGGAAGAACTCTCTTTGATGACGTTAATCTTAAATTCACACCAGGAAACTGTTACGGAATTATTGGTGCCAATGGCGCCGGAAAATCGACCTTTCTAAAAATCCTGAGCGGAGAAATTTCGCCGACTTCAGGAAAAATTGAAATCTCTCCCGGTGAGCGTCTGGCAGTTTTGAAGCAGAACCACTTTGCTTATGAAGAAGAAGAAGTTCTTCGCACAGTAATTCTGGGTCATGCCAAGCTCGTTGAGATCATGAAAGAGAAAGACGCTCTATACGCAAAAGAAGATTTCTCTGATGCTGATGGAGAGCGCACGGCCGAATTAGAAGGTCTATTCGCGGAAATGAATGGTTGGGAAGCGGAAGCAAACGCTGCTTCACTTCTAGCGGGTCTGGGAATTAAAGAAGATCTTCACTCGAAAAAAATGAAAGAGCTTACCGGTGGCGAGAAAGTTAAAGTTCTCCTTGCCCAGGCACTTTTCGGTAAACCTGAAATTCTTCTTCTGGATGAGCCTACCAACGATCTTGATCTTAAGGCGATTCAGTGGCTTGAGAACTTCATTATGGATCAACAAGATACAACAGTTCTGGTTGTTTCCCATGACCGTCACTTCCTGAATAAAGTTTGTACTCACATCTGTGATATCGATTTCTCAAAGATTAAACTTTACGTTGGTAACTATGACTTCTGGTACAAGTCATCTCAGCTTGCTCAGCGAATGATGTCGGATCAGAACAAAAAAGTAGAAGAGAAAATGAAAGAACTTAAAGAGTTCATTCAGCGATTCTCTGCCAACGCTTCTAAATCAAGTCAGGCGACTTCTCGTAAGAAGATGCTCGACAAACTAACTCTTGAAGACATTCAACCTTCATCTCGTAAATACCCTTACGTGGGCTTCCGTGCTGATCGTGAGGCCGGCGACCAACTTCTTCGTGTTGAAGGTCTGACAGTGAGCCTTGAAGGTGAAAAGATCATTAACAATGTTTCTTTCACAATCAAGAAAGGTCAGAAGGTTGTCTTCCTTGCGAAGTCAGAAGTAGTGACTTCTGCTCTTTTCAAGGTCCTTATGGGAGAACTCACTCCGGATGCTGGTAAGGTTGAATGGGGTATCACAACAACTCGTGCTTATCTGCCTAACGATAACTCAGAATTCTTTAAAGACTCCTCTTTGGATCTTATCAACTGGCTTCGCCAGTACTCTAAGGACCAAACAGAAACGTTCCTACGTGGCTTTCTGGGCCGTATGCTCTTCTCTGGAGAAGAGGCGCTTAAGAAATGTAACGTGCTTTCAGGGGGCGAGAAAGTCCGCTGTATGCTTTCTAAAATGATGCTTTCAGGCTCAAACGTATTGGTTATGGACAATCCAACCAACCACCTTGACCTCGAGACCATTACGGCGGTTAACGAAGGGCTCATTGATTTTAAGGGAACTCTGTTGTTTACTTCTCATGACCACGAATTCATCCAGACAATTGCTAACCGAGTGATCTCGATTGAAGGCAAGGGAGTCAGAGATG
Encoded here:
- a CDS encoding LysR family transcriptional regulator yields the protein MSLTFKDLENFITVAKSRTLSEASEKLDMAQPSLSLGIKKMEKELGLPLFTRGRSGIKLTPQGKMILPKAEEALRLMFQIKGAPTNLSFKIGCHPSVGMFVLGEFLRSMHRLAPKLNLEIVNGPSHEINKKVAQGEVDFGIVMNPLPVPGLVTRFIGEDMVHVWESKDRYQDSLILNPEMIQSNSILSRWKDAPGTRVEVPNLELISHLVDSGAGYGIIPSQVVKAQRLNLKKVPNTPTYKDRLAVVCFPEIIKSMEGKLIFEELKKSFKA
- a CDS encoding L-tyrosine/L-tryptophan isonitrile synthase family protein is translated as MIAQEIKNTNLTQSIVEAMEAVSKLSSNELTFDQFLEVPLMQNMASQMATGRSLKFLLPAFPAKSPSPVKTSGALPDFGEVIALQALNEMCAKITANYKPGAQVVICSDGRVFSDVVNVSDKTIDAYSEGIQSIINEFNLTHLSTFSLEDLYPNLSGPELRNRLLWQFAKSIEEVRHQVIEDRHYQGLFNGMHKFMVEDRMGIPTVKSKNQINKETKSATYELMRRSDAWSALLNHYFKGALRLSIHPYPHTHEKFGVKLVSSSSKWATPWHNVTVKVKDKYELMHLAEAERLGAEKKVFGGKYVFFEA
- a CDS encoding TauD/TfdA dioxygenase family protein; this translates as MSSSKLNGIMILKDQKFSKEELLTYAQTLSDKSGEIQDKLLHWDFGPMMEMRFDRNAQNYLFSDEVVPFHWDGAFYREPSKLLFFCEESVGNGGETLFVNTELLWSSLTEEEKVKCEKVTLTYRTEKKAHYGGEIKVPLVQKHPRTGSIILRLAEEVETHLNPVTLNIIGIENADAFYQELRNKLYDPAFMYEHAWEKGDLLVCDNFTFLHGRRALGGNLKRSFKRIQIL
- a CDS encoding ABC-F family ATP-binding cassette domain-containing protein, whose protein sequence is MLAAHDVRLQFGGRTLFDDVNLKFTPGNCYGIIGANGAGKSTFLKILSGEISPTSGKIEISPGERLAVLKQNHFAYEEEEVLRTVILGHAKLVEIMKEKDALYAKEDFSDADGERTAELEGLFAEMNGWEAEANAASLLAGLGIKEDLHSKKMKELTGGEKVKVLLAQALFGKPEILLLDEPTNDLDLKAIQWLENFIMDQQDTTVLVVSHDRHFLNKVCTHICDIDFSKIKLYVGNYDFWYKSSQLAQRMMSDQNKKVEEKMKELKEFIQRFSANASKSSQATSRKKMLDKLTLEDIQPSSRKYPYVGFRADREAGDQLLRVEGLTVSLEGEKIINNVSFTIKKGQKVVFLAKSEVVTSALFKVLMGELTPDAGKVEWGITTTRAYLPNDNSEFFKDSSLDLINWLRQYSKDQTETFLRGFLGRMLFSGEEALKKCNVLSGGEKVRCMLSKMMLSGSNVLVMDNPTNHLDLETITAVNEGLIDFKGTLLFTSHDHEFIQTIANRVISIEGKGVRDEECTYDHFLGLE